The sequence CTGATGTCCAGGTGGTTAGTAGGCTCGTCAAGTAACAAGACCTGTGGCTTGGAAACCAGAGCCTGCCCCAGCATCACTCGACGACGCCAACCACCGGACAATTCGGACATTTTTTTGTCTTTTGGTAACTCAAGCTGGGTCATGATCGTGTCAACGATCTGGTCGAGCTTCCAGCCACCCACTGCATCGATTTTTGCCTGCAATTGCTCAAGCTCACGCAATCCGTTCTCATCCAGCTCTTGTGACGCCATTTCTTCATAGGCTTGCATCCAGGTGACTTGTTGGGACAATCCTTCGCGTACAACTTCGTTAACGCTTCTTTCCAAAGCCTGGGGTAATTCCTGGCGTAACTGGCTTATACGCAGATCCTGCAAGAACTGGATTTCGCCGCTGTCGGGATGGTACTCGCTGGTCAGGAGTTTTAGTAAGGTCGACTTGCCTGCCCCATTGCGCCCGATAAGACACACCCGCTCGCCTTCTTCCAGTAAAAAACTGGCTTCGCGCAGAATTTTTTGTTCTCCAAAGGCAATGGAGACTTCGTCAAAACGGATCAGGGTCATAAATTTATGAAGAGTTGATGATATGCCAAAACCGACATTCTAACACCCAATAAAAAACCCTCCCCATCGAAATGGGAAGGGCTTAAATAAGCAATATCTAAATATCAGATACTTATTTGGTAAAACGATAGCTTAAGTAGTAGTAAGTACCACTGAAACCGAATGGTGAGAAGGTAGAATAAACATTACCTACACCAGCAACCGCAGAATCAGTACCAATATTGTTAACTACAGTAGCTTTTTGACCTTTTTCGTTAGTGACATTGTTAATACCGAACAAGACTGAAGAGTTCTCGTTAATGTCATATCCAACTTCCAGGTCTAACAGGAATTCGCCATCAAAAGTTTCTGTTGTGCCGAACACATCGTTTTCAAAACTGTCATACCATTCGCTGTAATAACTTAAACGACCCAGGAATCTCCAGTCACCCATAAAGTGGTTACCGGATAAATTGAAACGATTCTCAGGAGTTGTTTCTTCGATTTGACGAATACGACCAGCACCAATTGTGGCGCCAGCATTGGTCACCTCGGTTTTGGTGTGGTTAAAGGCCAAGTTCCAATCCGTTGTGCCACCAGCCCAATCTGTGCTGGTATTTACGATCAGATCAATCCCGGATGTATTGGTGTCAAAGTCGTTAGTGAAGAAACGGAACTGTTTCAGATCACCGGCTCCTGGAACACCATCAGCGATCAACTGTGCAATTTGAGCGTCAGTTAATGCAATTTCAGACGACAGGTTCAAGCGATCATCAACGTCAATATCAAAGTAATCCAGAGTAATGTCAAAATTACCCACATTAAAGTAAGTACCCAAAGTGATGTTTGTAGACTCTTCAGGACCAAGAGGCTTACCACCAAAGGCAGCAGCAACCGGGCTAGTCGGAGGAATAGTACCGTTATTGATCAATACACCAGCCGAGAATTCGGTTGAGGTGTTTGAAGCATTGGCCTGACCAGGTGTTGGCGCTTTAAAGCCTGTGCTAAGTGTGGCACGGAAACCCAAGTCATCATGAACGCGGTAGTTACCACCAATTTTATAATTAGTTGTTGAACCGAAATCCTGGTAATCCTCGAAACGTACAGCACCTTGTAAAAGCAATTGCTCAGACGCATCCCATTCAGCATCAAGATAGTATGCAGTATTTGAGCGATCCCAAGAACCTGATGTTACCGCAGGAAAACCCGGGAAACCGTTTGAAGATGTACTGAAACCTTGATCAGCCAATGGACCAGCCGTAAACGACTCTAGTTGTCCCGGTGAAATTGTGAACTCTTCAACCCGATACTCGGCACCAAAACCGAGACTGATATCTTCTCTTAACGGATACGTGAAATCAGCATTCAAGCTATAGTCTTCCTGGGTATAGGTACCTGGATCAAAATTGATCGGGGTATTCGGGCCCAGACTTGCATTTACCGTATTGTTGATACGGAAATCTGCTTCATTAGAACCGGTGTAACCGCTGAGATCCCAAGTCATACCGTTATCTGTTTCACCACGGAAACCGACCAAGAATGAATTATCCGTGATCTCACCACCAAATCGAGGTGTGAAACCGCCAGTCAGCAATCCTGATGGATGCTCAGTCATGTGAAAGCAATCTGCATTTTGGTTTTGAGCCTGCCAAGCCTGGTAAGCTTGCAGACCGGCAAGAGTATCTGGATACACACCGACAGGACAGTTACCTGACATATCACCTGAAAGATCACCAATCAACAATGATCCGTCACCATCGCCAAATACACCTGGACGATTGGTTGGGTTACGATAGAAAAAGCCACCGTCTACATCTTTTGTATTTGCATTACCGTGCCCGTAAAACTCTTTACCATTGCCAATATCGATTGCGAAATTAGCAAACACTTTGATATCATCATCCACAATCGGCTTACCCCAGACCATGGCTGGATTGGGTACACCCTGGATTCCTGCAGCATCAAGTGCAGCAGCATCACCACGTTGTACAGCTCGATCAGTAGGATCAGAATTACCCCATTCGGCTGTTAAATTAATGAATCCATTGTCGCCAAGAGGGAAACCAACGTTGCCAGCAACAGTGAAGGTTTGACCATCACCTTCGGAATATTCACCGTATTTTGCTTCGAAAGAACCACCTTCGGCAGAATCATTAAGCTGGAAGTTGATCACTCCGG is a genomic window of Gammaproteobacteria bacterium containing:
- a CDS encoding TonB-dependent receptor; this encodes MNTKIRKSLLLMMGLGLTATVAIAPQTFAADSADVVEEVITVGTRTKARSVTQSPAPVDVFQAEEFLNQGDTDVNNLLRNSVPSYNVNDQPISDAATLIRPANLRGLAPDHTLLLVNGKRRHRGAVITWLGNGISNGSQGADTAAIPALALKSVEVLRDGAAAQYGSDAIAGVINFQLNDSAEGGSFEAKYGEYSEGDGQTFTVAGNVGFPLGDNGFINLTAEWGNSDPTDRAVQRGDAAALDAAGIQGVPNPAMVWGKPIVDDDIKVFANFAIDIGNGKEFYGHGNANTKDVDGGFFYRNPTNRPGVFGDGDGSLLIGDLSGDMSGNCPVGVYPDTLAGLQAYQAWQAQNQNADCFHMTEHPSGLLTGGFTPRFGGEITDNSFLVGFRGETDNGMTWDLSGYTGSNEADFRINNTVNASLGPNTPINFDPGTYTQEDYSLNADFTYPLREDISLGFGAEYRVEEFTISPGQLESFTAGPLADQGFSTSSNGFPGFPAVTSGSWDRSNTAYYLDAEWDASEQLLLQGAVRFEDYQDFGSTTNYKIGGNYRVHDDLGFRATLSTGFKAPTPGQANASNTSTEFSAGVLINNGTIPPTSPVAAAFGGKPLGPEESTNITLGTYFNVGNFDITLDYFDIDVDDRLNLSSEIALTDAQIAQLIADGVPGAGDLKQFRFFTNDFDTNTSGIDLIVNTSTDWAGGTTDWNLAFNHTKTEVTNAGATIGAGRIRQIEETTPENRFNLSGNHFMGDWRFLGRLSYYSEWYDSFENDVFGTTETFDGEFLLDLEVGYDINENSSVLFGINNVTNEKGQKATVVNNIGTDSAVAGVGNVYSTFSPFGFSGTYYYLSYRFTK